A single genomic interval of Vairimorpha necatrix chromosome 5, complete sequence harbors:
- a CDS encoding reverse transcriptase, producing MKIKLDNNERQEVFVFLQTGIVPTRLVERQARDAFRKKAKKFILFEDVIDGITELTVRFKVGNAFETLFRTFGPCFILHTDNGREFVNQVLVDLCQKYEIRYVRGTKNIMGQWTKVREEVTWSYNNLRHSTTRQTPFLLMFGRPIREIMDESRITGILDSINSENHEQESEDEERAEESLSVVLNGNTNEEIQQLYALNNTNLFLNEIYHDADRIHTQTAADRMVQRGMWRNDFLEFKIGDRVLIRPYLDNNVNTRRHSLYEHLDAEIYVVTDIIQFNKVKLCREDDNGIIIDELSTRDLRLLGNE from the exons atgaaaataaaattggaTAACAATGAAAGACAAGAagtttttgtctttttacaGACTGGTATCGTTCCAACAAGGTTGGTTGAAAGACAAGCAAGAGACGCTTTTAGgaaaaaagcaaaaaaatttatcctTTTTGAGGATGTAATTGATGGTATCACAGAGCTCACGGTGAGATTTAAAGTAG GGAATGCTTTTGAAACATTGTTTAGGACGTTTGGCCCTTGTTTTATACTTCATACTGATAACGGCAGAGAATTTGTAAATCAAGTACTTGTCGATTTATGTCagaaatatgaaataagATACGTAAGGGG gacaaaaaatattatgggGCAATGGACCAAGGTAAGAGAAGAAGTTACCTGGtcatataataatttaagacACTCTACTACGAGACAAACACCATTCTTGTTAATGTTTGGTAGGCCCATTAGGGAAATAATGGACGAGTCTAGAATCACAGGCATTCTAGATTCGATTAATAGCGAAAATCATGAACAAGAGTCAGAGGACGAAGAACGCGCTGAAGAAAGTTTATCAGTTGTTCTAAATGGCAATACCAATGAAGAAATACAGCAACTCTATGCTCTTAATAACacaaatctttttttaaatgaaatttatcatGATGCAGATAGAATTCATACACAAACTGCTGCAGATAGAATGGTGCAAAGAGGTATGTGGagaaatgattttttagaatttaaaattggAGATAGAGTCCTTATAAGACCTTATCTGGACAACAATGTCAATACCAGAAGACATTCGCTTTATGAACATTTAGATGCAGAAATCTATGTTGTAACCGACataatacaatttaataaagtgAAATTATGCAGAGAAGATGATAATGGAATTATTATAGATGAACTAAGTACTAGGGATCTTAGGTTGCTTGGAAATGAATAA